The Daucus carota subsp. sativus chromosome 7, DH1 v3.0, whole genome shotgun sequence genome window below encodes:
- the LOC108194707 gene encoding uncharacterized protein LOC108194707 — protein sequence MTNPTGPRSAIHVPCSRTTTGVSTESIPITTSLLLGTTIAQTTAPLTFGSLPPMTRVIATITDAGTHYSTVTTTTRGGTGDDYVHVTDYDSSESEQEHDTPPRRRRDTDHTRHRRRRHRQETNEPRGATNQTYEDRIRAYEEEIARLKRDQARLPTSEPREEIPHQTSMNQIHLLPAGDPDNPVPPFTQETMDARISRKFKLSTIKAYDGTGDPANHVRTFMNALLLQPVTEAIKCRAFPQTLSGMAQHWYSRLPPNSISCFADLSRAFIGQFVGSKTHAKSSASLMNLHQGKNESLQEYMNHFTKEALKVPDLDQKVATDDNFRRSLAKRAPDNMNDLQERAGKYIKAKERPRKSQNNQGSNTNFKKRGNDTEYNAENKYSKKDDDEKSPAKKKLGPRFSEYARLNAPRSQILMEIEKDESVRWSKPIRTDPEKRNKDLYCRFHKDIGHKTNDCRQLKDEIEFLIRRGKLSKFTKDGDKNHRDNDNRGRDNITQPRGPVINVISGGPTAAGTSSNSRKAYVREVMSIIGEPPKRAKIDYSLAFENVDLEKVKFPHDDPLVITPVIGNSSVKRVLVDNGASVDILFYDAYEKMGYSDAQLTPSDMPIYGFNNVETKIEGMIQLPVTMGTEPRHATCMLNFLVVKASSTYNAILGRTGIHAFKAIPSTYHLKIKFPTRNGVGEEIGDQKMARSCYVGALKSGGAGGKYYP from the coding sequence atgacgaACCCAACCGGACCACGTTCTGCAATCCATGTTCCGTGCAGTCGAACCACCACCGGAGTCTCGACCGAATCAATCCCCATAACTACCTCCCTCCTGCTCGGTACGACCATTGCTCAAACCACTGctcccctgacttttggctcgctgccccctatgactcgagtaattgcaaccATTACCGACGCCGGCACGCATTACTCAACTGTCACAACAACCACTCGTGGAGGCACGGGTGATGACTATGTGCACGTAACTGATTACGACTCCTCCGAATCGGAGCAAGAGCATGATACCCCCCCTCGAAGGAGAAGAGATACCGACCATACTCGacaccgtcgacgccgccataggcaagaGACTAATGAGCCCCGAGGGGCGACAAACCAAACTTATGAGGATCGAATCCGTGCTTATGAGGAGGAAATTGCACGATTGAAAAGGGACCAGGCAAGGTTACCAACCTCGGAACCAAGGGAAGAAATCCCTCATCAAACCAGCATGAACCAGATTCACTTGCTACCAGCGGGCGATCCCGATAACCCTGTTCCGCCCTTCACCCAAGAGACTATGGATGCAAGGATCTCCAGAAAATTCAAGCTCTCAACCATCAAAGCCTATgatggcacgggtgatcccgcCAACCACGTTCGGACCTTTATGAATGCTCTGTTACTCCAACCCGTCACGGAAGCAATCAAGTGCCGTGCTTTTCCTCAAACCTTGAGCGGGATGGCTCAGCACTGGTATAGTCGCTTACCTCCAAACTCTATTTCTTGTTTTGCTGACTTGAGCAGGGCCTTCATAGGACAATTCGTTGGAAGCAAAACACACGCCAAAAGCTCTGCCTCGTTAATGAATTTACACCAGGGTAAAAACGAGTCACTCCAAGAGTATATGAATCattttaccaaagaagccttgaaggtcccagacCTAGATCAGAAGGTAGCTACCGACGACAACTTTCGCCGATCAttagccaagagggcccctgatAATATGAATgatttacaagagagagccgggaagtatattaAGGCCAAGGAAAGGCCGAGGAAATCCCAGAACAATCAGGGATCGAATACCAATTTCAAGAAGCGCGGGAATGACACGGAGTATAACGCTGAGAATAAATACTCCAAGAAGGACGATGATGAAAAGTCGCCTGCTAAAAAGAAATTAGGGCCAAGGTTTAGTGAATATGCTAGACTCAATgccccgaggagtcaaatcctgATGGAGATTGAGAAGGACGAAAGTGTAAGATGGTCGAAGCCTATAAGAACCGATCCGGAGAAACGaaacaaagatttatattgtcgattccaTAAGGACATAGGGCATAAGACCAATGATTGCCGACAGTTGAAGGATGAAATCGaattcttgatccgaagaggcaagttGTCTAAATTTACAAAAGATGGAGATAAAAATCATCGAGACAATGACAATCGCGGAAGAGACAACATCACccagcctcgagggcctgtgaTTAATGTAATCTCCGGAGGACCGACAGCTGCGGGTACTTCCAGTAATTCAAGGAAGGCTTATGTAAGAGAAGTAATGAGTATAattggagaacccccgaaaCGGGCTAAAATTGATTATTCTTTGGCATTCGAGAATGTCGATCTTGAGAAGGTAAAATTCCCCCATGACGATCCATTAGTGATTACACCAGTAATTGGAAACTCTTCTGTAAAAAGAGTACTCgttgataatggagcctcggtggatatcttgttttatgATGCATATGAGAAGATGGGGTACTCTGATGCTCAACTGACACCAtcagatatgcctatatatggtTTCAATAACGTAGAAACAAAGATCGAGGGCATGATTCAACTCCCTGTAACTATGGGCACCGAGCCTAGACATGCCACGTGTATGCTGAACTTCTTGGTTGTTAAAGCCTCGTCAACATATAATGCTATCCTTGGAAGGACTGGGATACACGCTTTTAAAGCAATACCGTCTACGTACCACTTGAAGATAAAGTTCCCGACTAGGAATGGGGTCGGAGAAGAGAtaggagatcagaaaatggcACGAAGCTGCTATGTTGGAGCATTGAAATCTGGAGGAGCAGGGGGCAAGTATTACCCATAG
- the LOC135147898 gene encoding uncharacterized protein LOC135147898, translated as MPGIDPLFMTHKLNVNPERKPIKQKKRNFAPERQEAIKQEVDKLLEVGFIEEIQFPEWLANPVMVKKANGKWRMCVDFTDLNDACPKDCFPLPRIDTLIDATAGHEMLSIMDGFSGYNQIRMDKDDVPKVSFITDFGVLCYLVMAFGLKNAGAIYQRLANKMFKHLIGKTMEVYVDDMLEKSLNKVDHLEHLKEAFEVLRTHKMMLNPAKCAFGVGSGEFLGLMVSKRGIEANPDKIKAILDMEPPKSVRDVQKLTGRIAALGRFVSKSGDKCLPFFKALKKVKNFEWTKESQVAFEELKKYLAEPPLLSKPIDGEVLYVYLAVSEQALSVVLVREELKIQKPVYYVSKVLHGAELNYLVIEKFALAMITASRKLRPYFQSHKIEVLTDQPLRNVIHSPKASGRLIKWAIELWEFDIRYKPRTTIKAQALADFLVECTISNQEVGGQEDKVEEPTREEKPKEYLLLFFDGASKTKGSGAGLVLQSPDGFTVEYAIKLDFLTTNNEAEYEALIAGLGLARTLRVKNLKVCGDSKLVVFQVNGEFEACEEAMSKYLRIVKTQMELFEECLVEHVPREKNTKADALSQFASSDHEVCSGSVYYQVLRTPSIEAKLFTPINTGATWMDEIKLYLENGHLPPNADEARKLQVRALKYVLIEGILYRKSFVIPYLRCLRPDEAREALREVHEGVCGQHLGGRALAHKITRLGFYWPDMLKHAQDYVKRCDRCQRFAPVVRQPPEMLTSINTPISFAMWGMDILGPFPLASAERKFLLVTIDYFTKWIEAKPLAKITTKQVAQFVWESIICRYGIPRIMVTDNGAQFNNAECKSYCEDYSIELRFTSVAHPQANGQAEVANRIILDGLKKRVEKAQGSWAEELLPILWAYRTTCKVSTGATPFQLAYGAEAVVPLEITHTSSRVQQYEPEANEEGMRLALDMIDEIRDEAHAKIVENLKRASYYYNLRVKERYFREGDLVLRKIEASGVGPKGKMAPNWEGPYQVKAVTGHGSYKLQTLEGIEVPRSWHATNLKIYYI; from the coding sequence ATGCCAGGTATTGATCCCTTATTTATGACCCATAAATTGAATGTGAACCCCGAGAGGAAGCctatcaagcagaagaagaggaacttcgcccctgaaaggcaagaagccattaaacaggaggttGATAAGTTGTTGGAAGTAGGGTTTATTGAGGAAATTCAGTTTCCGGAATGGTTAGCCAACCCTgtcatggtcaagaaagctaatggaaagtggaggatgtgtgtggACTTCACTGACTTGAATGACGCCTGCCCAaaggattgtttccctcttccaaggATAGATACACTAATAGACGCCACCGCTGGTCATGAGATGCTAAGCATCATGGACGGGTTCAgtggatataatcagatccggatggacaaggaTGACGTACCCAAGGTATCATTCATCACCGACTTTGGTGTATTATGTTACTTGGTTATGGCATTTGGGCTCAAGAATGCAGGAGCCATATACCAACGTCTggcaaacaagatgtttaaacatctgataGGTAAGACTATGGAAGTATACGTCGATGATATGCTGGAAAAAAGCTTGAATAAAGTGGATCACCTAGAACACTTGAAAGAggcttttgaagtcctgaggacgcataagatgatgttaaacccggccaagtgtgcctttggggttGGTTCCGGGGAGTTCCTGGGTCTAATGGTCTCCAAGCGTGGTATTGAGGCTAACCCTGACAAAATAAAAGCTATCCTCGACATGGAACCACCCAAGAGTGTAAGAGATGTACAGAAGTTAACAGGGAGGATTGCAGCCTTGGGAAGATTTGTATCCAAGTCAGGGGACAAGTGTTTGCCCTTCTTCAAAGCATTAAAGAAGGTCAAGAACTTCGAGTGGACGAAGGAGAGCCAAGTGGCTTTTGAAGAACTGAAAAAGTACCTGGCAGAACCACCTCTCCTATCGAAGCCTATTGATGGTGAGGTCTTGTACGTATACTTGGCTGTTTCAGAACAAGCATTGAGTGTTGTACTAGTTCGAGAAGAGTTAAAAATTCAGAAACCAGTATATtatgtgagcaaggttctgcaCGGGGCAGAGCTCAATTATTTGGTGATTgaaaagtttgctttggccatgattacaGCCTCGAGAAAGTTGAGGCCATATTTTCAGTCTCACAAAATAGAAGTTTTGACAGACCAACCTCTTCGTAATGTCATacatagcccgaaggctagtggaagactAATTAAGTGGGCAATTGAGCTCTGGGAATTTGACATTCGATACAAGCCTCGAACAACAATTAAGGCTCAGGCTCTTGCTGACTTCCTTGTTGAATGTaccattagcaaccaggaagtcggggggcaggaaGACAAGGTAGAAGAGCCCACCAGGGAAGAGAAACCTAAAGAATACTTGCTgctattttttgacggggcttcaaaaacaaaaggtagtggtgcaggactggtgctccaaagccctgatggctttactgtggaatatgctattaagctagaCTTCCTAACCACTAATAATGAAGCTGAGTATGAAGCACTGATAGCTGGGCTTGGTTTGGCtagaaccttgagggtaaagaaCTTGAAAGTCTGTGGCGACTCAAAActtgtagtcttccaagtgaatggtgagttcGAAGCTTGTGAGGAAGCTATGTCAAAGTATCTAAGGATTGTGAAGACCCAGATGGAACTATTTGAAGAATGCCTAGTAGAACATGTACCAAGGGAGAAAAACACTAAGGCTGATGCTTTGTCGCAATTCGCATCCTCTGATCACGAGGTGTGTTCAGGAagcgtttattatcaggttttgAGAACCCCGAGCATCGAAGCAAAATTATTCACTCCCATTAATACAGGGGCAACCtggatggatgagattaagttGTATCTGGAAAATGGTCACCTACCGCCGAATGCTGATGAAGCGCGAAAGTTACAAGTAAGGGCCCTCAAGTATGTGCTCATTGAGGGGATCCTATATAGGAAATCGTTTGTTATTCCTTACTTGAGATGTTTAAGGCCGGATGAGGCTAGGGAAGcccttagagaagttcatgaaggcgtatgtggccaacaccttggAGGAAGGGCACTGGCCCATAAAATTACCCGTCTTGGATTTTATTGGCCAGATATGCTTAAGCATGCCCAAGATtatgtgaaaaggtgtgatcgCTGCCAAAGGTTCGCACCAGTAGTACGGCAACCCCCTGAGATGTTGACATCCATTAATACCCCCATCTCGTTTGCAATGTGGGGAATGGACATCCTTGGACCGTTTCCACTCGCTAGTGCGGAAAGGAAATTTTTGTTGGTAACAATTGATTATTTTactaagtggattgaggccaaacccctggccaagataaccaccaaacaAGTTGCTCAGTTTGTATGGGAGAGCATTATCTGCAGGTATGGAATACCACGAATCATGGTCACGGACAATGGGGCTCAGTTTAACAATGCTGAGTGTAAAAGTTATTGTGAAgattactcgattgagttacgcTTCACCTCAGTTGCCCACCCTCAAGCTAAcggacaagctgaggtggctAACAGGATAATCCTCGATGGACTAAAAAAAAGAGTTGAGAAGGCCCAGGGGTCATGGGCCGAGGAACTACTACCAATACTTTGGGCGTATCGAACGACTTGTAAAGTCTCTACTGGAGCAACCCCTTTCCAATTGGCCTATGGAGCTGAGGCAGTTGTGCCCCTTGAAATCACACACACTTCCTCaagggtccagcagtatgaaCCCGAAGCCAATGAAGAAGGCATGAGACTTGCACTCgatatgattgatgaaatccgtgatgaagctcatgctaagattgtggaaaacctGAAACGAGCTTCCTACTACTACAACCTACGAGTTAAAGAACGATACTTTCGAGAAGGAGACCTGGTACTCAGAAAGATTGAAGCTTCTGGGGTaggtcccaaaggcaagatggctccaaattgggaaggcccctatCAAGTTAAGGCCGTTacaggccatggctcatacaagctTCAGACCCTCGAAGGAATTGAAGTTCCCAGGAGTTGGCATGCGaccaacttaaagatatattatatttga